In Eriocheir sinensis breed Jianghai 21 chromosome 23, ASM2467909v1, whole genome shotgun sequence, a single window of DNA contains:
- the LOC127002443 gene encoding demethylmenaquinone methyltransferase-like isoform X1 — MSEGGSRGDVAMRADANVHRPGLTPEEMAAGYDEWSENYEEMMIWKGGYRGPAITLEEALRCVPPERRAKARVLDVAAGTGCVGSELHREGFRHIDAVDPSEGMMKLRETGIYTNDFLEFIGIGHSTVPKDTYDLVVISGGMGEGHIPLSGLDDLVRVAKNGGFVIIVMRHEYLQTVPSYKDKLEPYMDQLEADGKWKKSPPRGLRLPTCCPEDYPPTRTLQEAMQVKSRMISGGQHEPIIIAPL; from the exons atgtctgagggcggcagtcggggcgacgtggcaatgagggcggACGCGAACGTCCACAGGCCAGGgctcacgccggaggagatggcggccggctacgacgagtggtccgagaactacgaggagatg atgatctggaaaggcgggtaccgtggccccgccatcacgctggaggaggcgctgcgttgcgtacccccggagcggcgagccaaggccagggtgctggacgtggccgccgggacgggctgcgtgggcagcgaactccaccgggaaggcttcag gcacatagacgctgtggacccgtcggagggcatgatgaagctgcgggagactggcatctataccaacgacttcctggagtttatcggcatcggacactccaccgtgcccaaag acacatacgacctggtggtcatctcgggcggtatgggcgaaggtcacatcccactcagtggcctcgacgacctggtgcgcgtcgcaaagaacg gaggcttcgtgatcatcgtgatgcgccatgagtacctacagaccgtgccttcctacaaggacaagctggagccttacatggaccagctggaggcggacgggaagtggaagaag tcaccgccgaggggcctaagactacccacatgctgtcctgaagactacccaccaACCCGAACTCTAcaagaagctatgcaagtgaaatcaagaatgatctccgggggacagcatgagccaataataattgcgccactataa
- the LOC127002443 gene encoding demethylmenaquinone methyltransferase-like isoform X2, which translates to MSEGGSRGDVAMRADANVHRPGLTPEEMAAGYDEWSENYEEMMIWKGGYRGPAITLEEALRCVPPERRAKARVLDVAAGTGCVGSELHREGFSHSHRHIDAVDPSEGMMKLRETGIYTNDFLEFIGIGHSTVPKDTYDLVVISGGMGEGHIPLSGLDDLVRVAKNGGFVIIVMRHEYLQTVPSYKDKLEPYMDQLEADGKWKKVERRTVPNYFCDKEGLVFVIRITKPE; encoded by the exons atgtctgagggcggcagtcggggcgacgtggcaatgagggcggACGCGAACGTCCACAGGCCAGGgctcacgccggaggagatggcggccggctacgacgagtggtccgagaactacgaggagatg atgatctggaaaggcgggtaccgtggccccgccatcacgctggaggaggcgctgcgttgcgtacccccggagcggcgagccaaggccagggtgctggacgtggccgccgggacgggctgcgtgggcagcgaactccaccgggaaggcttcag ccactcccacaggcacatagacgctgtggacccgtcggagggcatgatgaagctgcgggagactggcatctataccaacgacttcctggagtttatcggcatcggacactccaccgtgcccaaag acacatacgacctggtggtcatctcgggcggtatgggcgaaggtcacatcccactcagtggcctcgacgacctggtgcgcgtcgcaaagaacg gaggcttcgtgatcatcgtgatgcgccatgagtacctacagaccgtgccttcctacaaggacaagctggagccttacatggaccagctggaggcggacgggaagtggaagaag gtggagcggcgcaccgtcccaaactatttctgtgacaaggagggtctcgtcttcgtcatccgcatcactaagcctgagtga